The Caldicellulosiruptor changbaiensis genome has a segment encoding these proteins:
- the istA gene encoding IS21 family transposase, whose product MHTTIYTLFKRGYNKSQIARLLDVDRKTVRKVIHDIEQKGEVERKSKGSVLDNYREFIEAKVNKGHSAKKIHQDLQAEFDFEGSYSNVRRYVQKLKQKIANSKVYMVLTTLPAEEAQVDFGYIGKIKVDGKFKKAWVFTMVLSYSRYMYAEIVFDQTVETFIQCHKNAFKYFGGVVEVVKIDNLKAGVLSVDFYEAQIQKDYASFASHYGFLPQPCRVYTPTDKGKVESAIKYVKQNCFSGEEFKDIDEAREHLKNWLDNVANVRVHGTTKKVPKEVFISEEKEKLIALPIEEYYISRSSIHKVATNCHLIYKGNYYSVPYEYAGREVEVVEIGSFLRVFFEGKEIALHQIVKNNEKGKYVTNKEHYPSSKNITIEDIMSRQRDKMAEIGNWALEFFEEFIKREGFKKYDYRSISGIIALKERYGAETVDNACKRALKFGGLSYKVVKNICEKGISDLPEYEDESYVNEERTELYRDIREYNKLLEIGELQI is encoded by the coding sequence ATGCATACAACAATCTACACACTTTTCAAACGGGGATACAACAAAAGTCAAATAGCAAGATTGTTAGACGTGGATAGAAAAACTGTTAGAAAAGTAATCCATGACATTGAACAGAAGGGAGAAGTCGAGAGGAAATCAAAAGGTTCTGTATTAGATAATTACAGGGAGTTTATTGAGGCAAAGGTTAATAAAGGACACTCAGCAAAGAAGATACATCAAGACTTGCAAGCGGAATTTGATTTTGAAGGAAGCTATTCTAATGTAAGAAGATATGTCCAAAAGTTAAAACAAAAGATAGCAAATTCAAAGGTGTACATGGTTTTAACAACACTGCCTGCAGAAGAAGCACAAGTTGATTTTGGATATATAGGTAAGATAAAAGTTGATGGAAAATTCAAAAAAGCATGGGTATTTACAATGGTTTTAAGCTATTCAAGATATATGTATGCAGAGATAGTATTCGACCAAACAGTTGAAACATTTATCCAGTGTCATAAGAACGCATTCAAGTATTTTGGAGGAGTAGTAGAAGTTGTGAAGATAGACAACTTAAAAGCAGGTGTATTGAGCGTTGATTTTTATGAGGCGCAAATACAAAAAGATTATGCAAGTTTTGCGAGCCACTATGGATTTTTACCTCAGCCATGCAGGGTGTATACACCGACTGATAAAGGCAAAGTAGAATCAGCAATTAAGTATGTTAAGCAAAACTGTTTTTCTGGAGAAGAATTTAAAGATATTGATGAGGCGAGGGAACATTTAAAAAACTGGCTTGATAATGTAGCAAATGTGAGAGTACATGGCACAACCAAGAAAGTTCCCAAAGAAGTTTTCATCTCAGAAGAGAAGGAAAAGTTAATAGCTCTTCCTATTGAGGAATATTACATATCAAGAAGTTCAATTCACAAAGTAGCTACTAACTGTCATCTCATATACAAAGGGAACTACTATTCAGTGCCATATGAGTATGCAGGACGTGAAGTAGAAGTAGTTGAGATAGGCAGTTTTTTGAGGGTGTTCTTTGAAGGTAAAGAAATAGCCCTTCATCAGATTGTCAAAAACAATGAGAAGGGCAAATACGTAACCAACAAAGAACACTATCCCTCGTCTAAGAATATAACAATTGAGGATATAATGTCAAGACAGAGGGATAAAATGGCAGAGATTGGTAATTGGGCGTTGGAGTTTTTTGAGGAATTTATTAAACGGGAAGGATTTAAAAAATATGATTACAGGAGCATAAGTGGGATAATAGCACTAAAAGAAAGATATGGAGCTGAGACAGTAGACAATGCGTGTAAGAGGGCTTTAAAATTTGGAGGGCTAAGCTACAAAGTTGTCAAGAACATATGTGAAAAAGGGATAAGCGATTTACCTGAGTATGAAGACGAGAGCTATGTTAATGAGGAAAGAACAGAGCTTTACAGGGATATCAGGGAATATAACAAATTGCTTGAGATAGGGGAATTGCAAATATGA
- a CDS encoding TolB-like translocation protein, producing MKNKLIVSLIVLVCFFITNINIHVDCTNRNNNLILSSTWLKSSFGVNQNAIFAWDIQELLQGRRPTLYLVWKGGRGPNPEAAISPDGKYIAISTWNKERDSQNILIVDLKTKKEYWLTKDFSEQFFIHWLNNELLLIYNVPHKPNGKLSIQIWNIKTKKLTKEIDTNSLIVVPKNSQINMIQFAPSEINNRLIFITWIQESKFKEYNKNNEKVLYLPTYPYKIVWFDKNNLKVVDTTSYPAINNLPYPPRQHFDIAPNGIFAFITDIQSIKEASYPEKNLIRVMKLNRNKSSFETLFKLPPTNSVVQYDSVKFFGNNYLIFSEKEVKNNKVKYNVVVYSIKEVVE from the coding sequence ATGAAGAATAAACTAATAGTAAGCTTAATTGTATTAGTATGTTTTTTTATCACAAACATCAACATTCATGTTGATTGCACGAACAGAAATAATAATTTAATTCTTTCTTCCACATGGTTAAAATCTTCTTTTGGAGTAAACCAAAATGCAATATTTGCTTGGGATATACAAGAACTATTACAAGGTAGAAGACCTACTTTGTATCTTGTTTGGAAAGGTGGAAGAGGACCCAATCCTGAAGCAGCTATTTCACCCGATGGTAAATATATAGCAATTTCAACGTGGAACAAAGAAAGAGATTCACAGAATATTTTAATTGTTGATCTCAAAACAAAAAAAGAATATTGGCTTACAAAAGATTTTAGTGAGCAATTTTTTATACATTGGCTGAATAATGAACTTTTATTAATTTATAATGTTCCCCATAAACCTAATGGTAAGCTTAGTATCCAAATATGGAATATCAAAACTAAAAAATTAACAAAAGAAATTGATACTAATAGTCTTATTGTTGTTCCTAAGAATTCACAAATTAACATGATTCAATTTGCACCATCTGAAATTAATAATCGACTTATTTTTATCACCTGGATTCAAGAGAGTAAATTCAAAGAATATAATAAAAACAATGAAAAAGTCCTTTATCTCCCTACCTATCCATACAAAATTGTATGGTTTGATAAAAATAATTTAAAAGTAGTAGATACAACTTCTTATCCTGCTATTAATAATTTACCATATCCGCCAAGACAACATTTTGATATAGCACCAAATGGAATATTTGCATTTATAACAGATATACAATCCATAAAAGAAGCATCATATCCTGAAAAAAATTTAATAAGAGTTATGAAATTAAATAGAAATAAAAGTTCATTTGAAACATTATTTAAGTTACCTCCTACAAATAGTGTGGTACAATACGATTCAGTTAAATTTTTTGGCAATAACTATCTTATTTTCAGCGAAAAAGAAGTTAAAAATAATAAAGTAAAATATAACGTTGTGGTATACAGTATTAAAGAGGTTGTTGAATAA
- a CDS encoding M56 family metallopeptidase, translating to MNIEVIFKWISVMTVGGSIAVLIFAILSKIFKEHLSARARYYIWMIGLFCFTIPWNVLIKFCKKDSRVLNQSIILGNSSHMTSKLNNNNALNLQLTENTAQGGALIALPYKNISYFNPEKFVEFIGYVWLVGAIVFFAWFLIRYIWFKVILIRSSRKCSNEYCRRMIERYCNLRKIPKKIKILESDIIQTPMLIGIITPILVIPTKDKVREDLRLIIRHELVHFKRKDVLVKWLSKLINALHWFNPLVYFAVLKLNRECEYSCDEEVIRKLKKDGKRRYAEVLYNTLLVSIGSGAGAAFGLVGRKESIVERFRFIMSLEARKMSKGAKVFVVVLVLTTIFLSAFVQIWAKDTLSFDSDEIEAIKSTIEGFYETQYKAYLQMEYIDITPYLDMSKIQNQNKVIALKKLVFRRKYIDEKKYCYVEKRHFPYELHYKNIELDGNKAKIVIDLEIKLKEAYPPFISYGENIFELEKQDGTWKITKHIYDKWALMFYEFSTDQKLPEPDYEQIKKQIDREFRIE from the coding sequence ATGAATATAGAAGTTATATTCAAATGGATTTCAGTAATGACAGTAGGTGGTAGCATAGCTGTTTTGATATTTGCTATTTTGAGCAAAATCTTTAAAGAGCATTTGAGCGCAAGGGCAAGGTATTATATTTGGATGATAGGGCTTTTTTGTTTTACCATTCCATGGAATGTATTGATTAAATTTTGTAAGAAAGATAGTAGAGTACTAAATCAGAGTATTATATTAGGCAACAGCAGTCATATGACCTCAAAATTAAATAACAACAATGCATTGAACTTACAACTAACAGAAAATACAGCACAAGGTGGGGCTTTAATTGCCCTGCCTTATAAAAATATTAGTTATTTTAACCCTGAAAAATTTGTAGAATTTATTGGTTATGTCTGGCTTGTAGGTGCCATAGTATTTTTTGCATGGTTTTTGATAAGGTATATTTGGTTTAAAGTGATACTTATAAGAAGTTCACGAAAATGTTCAAATGAATATTGCAGGAGAATGATTGAAAGGTATTGCAATCTAAGAAAAATTCCAAAAAAGATAAAGATATTAGAAAGTGATATTATACAAACACCTATGCTAATCGGAATAATTACTCCGATCCTAGTAATACCTACAAAGGACAAAGTAAGAGAAGATTTAAGATTAATCATAAGACATGAACTTGTACACTTCAAGAGAAAAGATGTACTTGTTAAATGGCTAAGCAAATTAATAAATGCACTTCATTGGTTTAACCCCTTGGTATACTTTGCAGTTTTAAAGCTAAATAGAGAATGTGAATATTCATGTGACGAAGAAGTAATAAGAAAGCTTAAGAAGGATGGCAAAAGAAGGTATGCAGAGGTACTTTATAACACACTTTTGGTGAGTATAGGCAGTGGAGCAGGCGCGGCATTTGGTCTGGTAGGTAGAAAAGAAAGCATTGTTGAGAGATTTAGGTTTATTATGAGTTTGGAGGCAAGGAAAATGAGCAAAGGTGCAAAGGTGTTTGTTGTGGTGTTAGTGTTGACAACAATATTCTTAAGTGCATTTGTTCAAATATGGGCAAAAGATACTTTGAGTTTTGATAGCGATGAAATAGAGGCAATCAAATCAACTATAGAAGGATTTTATGAAACACAGTACAAAGCTTATCTTCAAATGGAGTATATAGATATAACACCGTACTTGGATATGTCAAAGATACAGAATCAAAATAAGGTAATAGCTCTCAAAAAATTGGTGTTCAGAAGAAAATATATAGACGAAAAAAAGTACTGTTATGTTGAGAAGAGACATTTTCCATATGAACTTCATTATAAGAACATAGAACTTGATGGCAACAAAGCCAAAATAGTTATTGACTTAGAGATAAAACTAAAAGAAGCATATCCGCCGTTTATTTCATATGGAGAAAATATTTTTGAATTAGAAAAGCAGGATGGGACATGGAAAATTACAAAGCATATCTATGATAAATGGGCCTTAATGTTCTATGAATTCTCTACTGACCAAAAGTTACCAGAACCTGATTATGAGCAAATAAAAAAGCAAATAGATAGGGAGTTTAGAATTGAGTAA
- a CDS encoding S-layer homology domain-containing protein, whose product MKKINTIKTTVILAIFVFLVFCTEATNSNYNVTQNEIARAISLELVPEELRGNYQKPITRLEFCHLIGSLLRSFGLDLNQISKSNSQLTFSDTDDHEVRVLATLGIVDAKEKGMFYPNATVTRQESAKMLFSVVTICKRMPQIKQYFKLQMKWPNEDEIFPQDFSDGTYIFPWARETVNYLYRIGVFNIDSNGCIEPNRKLTREEAIITILRLYSAATGERGNPISEETFYPYPFVNNVANSDVVWGYIDSKGNWRIQPKFYEPSGFNMQGYATAQSPLYLKDSYMVFDKSGKIYFKFQRIAGLYGKLAIVDDGIYLLPQKKKLSSDNDAVSNVLIYPQGDYMLPVKDDKTNLYGYYSFDGKKMINFYYDRAYAFHGGKAVVKKKENYYLINKTGKVLRLFKIDEKKYNVRYFIGESGLLSSTDGQDIGYNAKTDAYFKVPQSTLTEDGWFIVTDTTDWKSKKLLDANGNTVAMGKNIVDLGNGFYQVWGNNNERFIVTNLKKVVIQRKNSKIFNWISSRGSGGLAAIYSSEDTITIVDAFGTVFSNICLPSKNCKVDFVNGLLRIIDTINFLQYYYNPINGKRVLKVNP is encoded by the coding sequence ATGAAGAAAATTAATACCATAAAAACTACCGTAATATTAGCTATTTTTGTTTTTTTAGTCTTTTGTACTGAAGCTACAAATTCTAATTATAATGTAACACAAAACGAAATTGCCAGAGCAATATCCTTAGAACTTGTCCCGGAAGAGTTAAGAGGAAACTACCAAAAACCCATAACTCGGCTCGAATTTTGTCACCTGATAGGAAGCCTATTACGTTCTTTTGGCCTTGACCTTAACCAAATATCAAAGTCAAATTCTCAATTAACTTTTTCTGATACCGATGACCATGAAGTAAGAGTATTAGCAACTCTCGGAATAGTAGATGCTAAAGAAAAAGGAATGTTCTATCCAAATGCTACTGTTACAAGACAAGAATCTGCTAAAATGCTTTTTTCTGTTGTTACTATTTGCAAAAGAATGCCACAAATAAAACAATATTTTAAACTGCAAATGAAATGGCCTAATGAGGATGAAATTTTTCCTCAAGACTTCTCAGATGGTACTTACATTTTCCCATGGGCAAGAGAGACAGTAAATTACCTTTATCGAATAGGTGTTTTTAATATTGATAGCAACGGATGTATTGAGCCAAACAGAAAACTGACCCGTGAAGAAGCAATTATAACAATACTAAGATTATACAGTGCTGCTACTGGTGAAAGAGGCAATCCCATTTCAGAAGAAACTTTCTATCCATATCCTTTTGTAAATAATGTAGCAAATTCTGATGTTGTCTGGGGTTATATAGATTCAAAAGGGAATTGGAGGATACAGCCAAAATTTTATGAACCCTCAGGGTTTAATATGCAAGGGTATGCTACTGCTCAGAGTCCCCTTTATCTTAAGGATTCGTATATGGTTTTTGATAAGTCAGGTAAAATCTATTTTAAATTTCAACGTATTGCAGGATTATATGGAAAGTTGGCTATTGTAGACGATGGAATTTATTTATTGCCACAAAAGAAAAAACTGTCCTCCGATAATGATGCGGTAAGTAATGTCCTTATTTATCCTCAAGGTGATTATATGTTGCCAGTAAAAGATGACAAAACAAATCTTTATGGTTATTATTCTTTTGATGGCAAGAAGATGATAAATTTTTACTATGATAGAGCATATGCATTTCATGGAGGGAAAGCTGTTGTAAAAAAGAAAGAGAATTATTATTTGATAAATAAAACAGGAAAAGTATTAAGGTTATTCAAGATAGATGAAAAGAAATATAATGTGCGATATTTTATTGGTGAAAGTGGATTGCTATCATCTACGGATGGACAGGACATAGGATATAATGCCAAGACGGATGCTTATTTTAAAGTTCCACAATCAACATTAACAGAAGATGGCTGGTTTATTGTAACAGATACTACTGATTGGAAGAGCAAAAAGCTTCTTGATGCAAATGGAAACACCGTAGCAATGGGTAAAAATATAGTTGATTTGGGTAATGGATTTTATCAGGTATGGGGAAATAACAATGAAAGATTTATCGTTACGAATTTAAAAAAAGTGGTGATTCAGCGTAAAAATTCTAAGATTTTTAATTGGATAAGTAGTAGAGGTAGTGGAGGTCTTGCAGCCATTTACTCTTCAGAAGATACTATCACCATAGTTGATGCATTTGGAACAGTTTTTTCTAATATTTGTTTGCCTTCTAAGAATTGTAAAGTTGATTTTGTTAATGGTCTTCTTCGCATCATAGATACTATTAATTTTTTGCAGTATTATTATAATCCTATAAACGGTAAGAGAGTTTTAAAAGTTAACCCATAA
- a CDS encoding BlaI/MecI/CopY family transcriptional regulator, producing the protein MNKDLLKPSEAELEVMKVLWEEGKALSAPEIVQRLKEKHIKWEKSTIYTLIDRLVKKKAIKQEKKDKLYHYSPSISKEEYAKIETARVLNKLFNGSVKDLIAALVESGNLKKEELEEIKKLLGKEE; encoded by the coding sequence ATGAACAAAGATTTATTAAAGCCATCAGAAGCTGAGTTAGAGGTTATGAAAGTTTTATGGGAAGAAGGAAAGGCGCTCAGCGCGCCAGAGATAGTGCAAAGGTTAAAAGAAAAACACATCAAATGGGAAAAATCAACTATCTACACCTTGATTGACAGGCTTGTAAAAAAGAAAGCGATAAAGCAAGAGAAAAAGGATAAACTTTACCACTACAGTCCATCCATTAGCAAAGAAGAGTATGCAAAGATAGAAACAGCAAGGGTATTGAATAAGCTATTTAATGGCTCTGTAAAAGATTTAATAGCAGCATTAGTTGAAAGTGGAAACTTAAAAAAAGAAGAGCTTGAGGAGATTAAGAAGTTATTAGGAAAAGAGGAGTAG
- a CDS encoding M56 family metallopeptidase, translating to MNIEVIFKWILVMTVGGSIAVLIFAILSKIFKEHLSARARYYIWMIGLFCFTIPWNVLIKFCKKDSRVLNQSIILGNSSHMTSKLNNNNALNLQLTENTAQGGALIALPYKNISYFNPEKFVEFIGYVWLVGAIVFFAWFLIRYIWFKVILIRSSRKCSNEYCRRMIERYCNLRKIPKKIKILESDIIQTPMLIGIITPILVIPTKDKVREDLRLIIRHELVHFKRKDVLVKWLSKLINALHWFNPLVYFAILKLNRECEYSCDEEVIRKLKKNGKRRYAEVLYNAILLSMSSAAGVGFGVKNKKESIAERFRLIMSFESRKMSKGAKVFVVVLVSTTIFLSAFVQIWAKDILSFDSDEIDAIKSTIEGFYETQYKAYLQMEYIDITPYLDMSKIQNHNKVVALKMLVFRRKYTDEKKYCYVEKRHFPYELHYKGIELDGNKAKVVIDLEIKLKEAYPSFISYGDNIFELEKQDGKWKITKHIYDKWALMFYEFSTDQKLPEPDYEQIKKQIDRDFGIK from the coding sequence ATGAATATAGAAGTTATATTCAAATGGATTTTAGTAATGACAGTAGGTGGTAGCATAGCTGTTTTGATATTTGCTATTTTGAGCAAAATCTTTAAAGAGCATTTGAGCGCAAGGGCAAGGTATTATATTTGGATGATAGGGCTTTTTTGTTTTACCATTCCATGGAATGTATTGATTAAATTTTGTAAGAAAGATAGTAGAGTACTAAATCAGAGTATTATATTAGGCAACAGCAGTCATATGACCTCAAAATTAAATAACAACAATGCATTGAACTTACAACTAACAGAAAATACAGCACAAGGTGGGGCTTTAATTGCCCTGCCTTATAAAAATATTAGTTATTTTAACCCTGAAAAATTTGTAGAATTTATTGGTTATGTCTGGCTTGTAGGTGCCATAGTATTTTTTGCATGGTTTTTGATAAGGTATATTTGGTTTAAAGTGATACTTATAAGAAGTTCACGAAAATGTTCAAATGAATATTGCAGGAGAATGATTGAAAGGTATTGCAATCTAAGAAAAATTCCAAAAAAGATAAAGATATTAGAAAGTGATATTATACAAACACCTATGCTAATCGGAATAATTACTCCGATCCTAGTAATACCTACAAAGGACAAAGTAAGAGAAGATTTAAGATTAATCATAAGACATGAACTTGTACACTTCAAGAGAAAAGATGTACTTGTTAAATGGCTAAGCAAATTAATAAATGCACTTCATTGGTTTAATCCCTTAGTATATTTTGCCATTTTAAAGCTAAATAGAGAATGTGAATATTCATGTGACGAAGAAGTAATAAGAAAGCTTAAGAAAAATGGTAAAAGAAGGTATGCAGAGGTACTTTACAACGCTATTTTGTTGAGTATGAGCAGTGCAGCAGGTGTAGGATTTGGTGTGAAGAATAAGAAAGAGAGCATTGCTGAGAGATTTAGGCTAATTATGAGTTTTGAGTCAAGGAAAATGAGCAAAGGTGCAAAGGTGTTTGTTGTGGTGTTAGTATCAACAACAATATTCTTAAGTGCATTTGTTCAAATTTGGGCAAAAGATATTTTGAGTTTTGATAGCGATGAAATAGATGCAATCAAATCAACTATAGAAGGATTTTATGAAACACAGTACAAAGCTTATCTTCAAATGGAATATATAGATATAACACCGTACTTGGATATGTCAAAGATACAGAATCATAATAAAGTTGTTGCATTAAAAATGTTAGTATTCAGAAGAAAATATACAGACGAAAAAAAATATTGTTATGTTGAGAAGAGACATTTTCCATATGAACTTCATTACAAGGGCATAGAACTTGATGGCAACAAAGCCAAGGTAGTTATTGACTTAGAGATAAAACTGAAAGAAGCATATCCATCATTTATTTCTTATGGTGATAATATTTTTGAATTAGAAAAGCAGGATGGAAAATGGAAAATAACAAAGCATATCTATGATAAATGGGCCTTAATGTTCTATGAATTTTCTACTGACCAAAAGTTACCAGAACCTGATTACGAGCAAATAAAAAAGCAAATAGATAGAGATTTTGGAATTAAGTAA
- a CDS encoding BlaI/MecI/CopY family transcriptional regulator, with the protein MNKDLLMPSEAELEVMKVLWEEGKALSAPEIVQRLKEKHIKWEKSTIYTLIDRLVKKKAIKQEKKDKLYHYSPSISKEEYAKIETARVLNKLFNGSVKDLIAALVESENLKKEELEEIKKLLGKEE; encoded by the coding sequence ATGAACAAGGATTTATTAATGCCATCAGAAGCTGAGTTAGAGGTTATGAAAGTTTTATGGGAAGAAGGAAAGGCGCTCAGCGCGCCAGAGATAGTGCAAAGGTTAAAAGAAAAACACATCAAATGGGAAAAATCAACTATCTACACCTTGATTGACAGGCTTGTAAAAAAGAAAGCGATAAAGCAAGAGAAAAAGGATAAACTTTACCACTACAGTCCATCCATTAGCAAAGAAGAGTATGCAAAGATAGAAACAGCAAGGGTATTGAATAAGCTATTTAATGGCTCTGTAAAAGATTTAATAGCAGCTTTAGTTGAAAGTGAAAACCTAAAAAAAGAAGAGCTTGAGGAGATTAAGAAGTTATTAGGAAAAGAGGAGTAG
- the istB gene encoding IS21-like element ISCsa9 family helper ATPase IstB, with amino-acid sequence MNDLLLGKLKDLKLSGIIKSFDLRVEEAIKNNFSYQEFFEILINDEVSNRRINSNQKRISKARFPWHKTLEEYNFNYQPSINKRFIYNLATCEFVRKKENVAFIGPPGTGKTHLAIAIGLKAVALGYRVLFTTANEMLEELYISRADNSYQQKLKNYVNVDLLIIDELGLRKFNQSSVDDFYEIISKRYERGSIIITTNKVFEEWPRIFYDPVLATAILDRFVHHCHFVVIKGESYRMKQREGAIKALTDDSKNESN; translated from the coding sequence ATGAATGATCTTTTGTTGGGGAAGCTAAAGGATTTGAAATTATCCGGGATAATAAAAAGTTTTGATTTAAGAGTAGAAGAAGCTATTAAGAATAATTTTTCGTATCAAGAGTTTTTTGAGATATTGATAAATGATGAAGTGAGTAACAGGAGAATAAACAGTAATCAAAAGAGGATAAGCAAAGCGAGGTTTCCATGGCACAAGACATTAGAAGAATATAATTTTAATTATCAGCCTTCAATAAATAAGAGGTTTATATACAATTTGGCGACCTGTGAATTTGTCCGCAAGAAAGAGAATGTGGCCTTCATAGGACCGCCAGGGACAGGGAAGACACATCTTGCAATAGCGATAGGACTTAAAGCTGTAGCACTTGGATATAGAGTTTTGTTTACCACAGCAAATGAGATGTTAGAAGAGTTGTATATTTCAAGAGCGGATAATTCGTATCAACAAAAGCTAAAAAACTATGTTAATGTGGATTTGTTAATAATAGATGAGCTGGGCTTAAGGAAATTTAATCAAAGCAGTGTAGATGATTTTTATGAGATAATATCAAAGAGATATGAGAGAGGATCGATAATAATAACCACAAACAAAGTATTTGAAGAGTGGCCGAGGATATTTTATGATCCAGTTTTAGCGACAGCGATTTTAGATAGATTTGTACATCACTGTCATTTTGTGGTTATCAAAGGTGAAAGTTATAGGATGAAGCAAAGGGAGGGTGCTATCAAAGCTTTAACAGATGATTCCAAGAATGAGTCAAATTAG
- a CDS encoding VanZ family protein — MLQKYKQRAVKIIFAGYIFVVMIITQFPIKLPFKIDITKVQYNLVPFHFLIKRIEALREASRAGYNIKEYLLPTFEIIFKTFGYNIILFLPFGFLLPIIRKDCPLKKVTYYCYCQYLFPTFDNIFSPPVLKKI; from the coding sequence ATGCTTCAAAAGTATAAGCAAAGAGCTGTAAAGATTATTTTCGCTGGATATATATTTGTAGTTATGATAATTACACAATTTCCAATCAAATTGCCATTTAAAATAGACATTACTAAAGTACAGTATAACTTAGTTCCATTTCATTTTTTAATAAAGAGAATTGAAGCATTAAGAGAAGCATCAAGAGCAGGGTATAATATAAAAGAATACTTACTACCTACTTTTGAAATAATATTTAAAACTTTTGGGTATAATATTATTTTATTTTTACCATTCGGCTTTTTGCTACCAATAATAAGGAAAGATTGCCCATTAAAAAAAGTAACATATTATTGTTATTGTCAATACCTTTTCCCCACTTTTGATAATATTTTTTCCCCACCTGTTTTAAAAAAAATTTAA
- a CDS encoding transposase — protein MTKNIKAQNKKFLKLLFVIKKVTEVLSRKIKQNRRGRPRKFNLFQIIACLVYKVKKGIKSFRELEYRINQDTEFKQVVGIEESPDYSYFAKLSRKIEKEYMQDIKDILIAKIEPDMSIAIVDSTPLRSAKNDSEAKIGIHITIGFFRGYKLHLLCTGKEEVIPLFWILTGANEHDSRQEELLYRAWGFGCEIVLADAGYDCSRWFNIANELKVKFVAGINKRNMKNKNNVSNSFRSKNIRFLETEEGKKLYKQRTKIERLFSKLKGEYNLENVRLKGFRNYKRYIDWILITFLFEQLLRKLEGKKFSFAYEWNQ, from the coding sequence ATGACTAAGAATATTAAAGCACAAAATAAGAAATTTTTAAAGCTGCTTTTTGTAATAAAAAAGGTTACTGAAGTTTTATCGAGGAAGATAAAGCAAAATAGAAGGGGACGACCGAGGAAATTTAATCTGTTTCAGATAATAGCTTGTTTGGTTTATAAAGTTAAAAAGGGGATAAAGAGTTTCAGAGAATTAGAATATCGAATAAATCAAGACACAGAGTTTAAGCAAGTAGTAGGTATAGAAGAAAGTCCGGACTATTCATATTTTGCAAAGTTGTCAAGAAAAATAGAAAAAGAATACATGCAAGATATAAAAGACATATTAATAGCTAAGATAGAACCTGATATGAGTATAGCGATAGTAGACTCTACGCCGCTGAGAAGTGCCAAAAATGATTCAGAAGCAAAAATAGGTATACATATTACAATAGGATTTTTCAGGGGATACAAATTACATCTTTTGTGTACAGGTAAAGAAGAAGTAATACCACTTTTCTGGATTTTAACAGGGGCAAATGAACATGACTCAAGACAAGAAGAGCTTTTGTATAGGGCATGGGGCTTTGGCTGTGAGATTGTATTAGCAGATGCGGGATACGATTGTAGCAGATGGTTTAATATAGCAAATGAGCTTAAAGTTAAATTTGTTGCTGGGATAAACAAAAGAAACATGAAAAATAAAAACAATGTTAGCAATAGTTTTAGAAGCAAGAACATAAGATTTTTAGAAACTGAAGAGGGTAAAAAGCTATACAAGCAGAGAACAAAGATTGAAAGACTATTTAGCAAATTAAAAGGTGAATATAATCTTGAGAATGTGAGGCTCAAGGGATTTAGAAATTATAAAAGGTATATTGATTGGATACTAATTACTTTTCTATTTGAGCAACTTCTTAGAAAGTTAGAAGGTAAGAAGTTTTCTTTCGCTTATGAATGGAATCAATAA